One Sodalinema gerasimenkoae IPPAS B-353 DNA segment encodes these proteins:
- the gap gene encoding type I glyceraldehyde-3-phosphate dehydrogenase, with product MMVKVGINGFGRIGRLVFRAGLANPEIEFCGINDLVPPESLAYLLKYDSTHGRFQGTVEAKADGIVVDGKFIPCTSERDPAQLPWAKYGAEYVIESTGLFTTYDKASKHLEAGAKRVVISAPTKDPDQVKTLLMGVNQGEYDPSQHPIVSNASCTTNCLAPIAKVIHDNFGLAEGLMTTVHAMTATQPTVDGPSQKDLRAGRSAPQNIIPASTGAAKAVTLVLPALKGRLTGMAFRVPTPDVSVVDLTFRTEQATSYADICAAMKQAAEGPMKGVLAYTEDPVVSTDFTTDPHSSIFDATAGMELNANFFKVVSWYDNEWGYSNRTIDLILTMVAKG from the coding sequence ATCATGGTCAAAGTTGGAATCAACGGCTTCGGTCGCATTGGACGTTTAGTCTTCCGTGCTGGACTGGCCAACCCCGAGATTGAATTCTGCGGGATTAACGACCTTGTCCCCCCTGAAAGTCTTGCCTATCTCCTCAAATACGATTCGACCCATGGTCGCTTTCAGGGAACTGTCGAAGCCAAAGCCGATGGAATTGTCGTCGATGGAAAATTCATTCCCTGTACCTCGGAACGAGATCCGGCCCAACTTCCCTGGGCCAAGTACGGGGCTGAGTATGTGATTGAGTCCACAGGCCTGTTTACCACCTACGACAAGGCCTCGAAACATCTTGAGGCTGGCGCGAAGCGGGTGGTCATTTCCGCCCCCACGAAAGACCCTGATCAGGTCAAAACCCTACTCATGGGGGTAAATCAGGGAGAGTATGACCCCAGTCAACATCCCATTGTCTCCAATGCCAGTTGTACGACAAACTGTTTAGCCCCCATTGCCAAAGTCATTCACGACAACTTTGGGCTGGCCGAGGGCTTAATGACCACGGTTCACGCCATGACGGCCACTCAGCCTACGGTGGACGGCCCCAGTCAAAAAGATCTCCGGGCGGGCCGTAGCGCTCCCCAGAATATTATTCCGGCCTCTACCGGCGCAGCGAAAGCCGTCACCCTGGTTCTACCGGCACTCAAGGGTCGCCTGACGGGGATGGCGTTCCGGGTTCCTACCCCAGATGTCTCGGTGGTGGATTTAACCTTCCGCACCGAACAAGCCACGAGCTACGCTGACATCTGTGCGGCTATGAAGCAGGCGGCTGAGGGGCCGATGAAGGGAGTTCTCGCCTATACGGAAGACCCGGTTGTCTCGACGGACTTCACCACTGACCCCCATTCCAGCATTTTTGATGCCACCGCTGGTATGGAGTTGAATGCTAATTTCTTCAAAGTGGTGTCCTGGTATGACAATGAGTGGGGCTATTCAAATCGCACCATTGACCTCATCTTGACAATGGTGGCTAAGGGATAG
- a CDS encoding WD40 repeat domain-containing protein produces the protein MSDGNNSKMSEPQNQVKRPSRAFILLGAVTLMVTLGTIVWGVSVHRNASTERLKKELETESLLALEQFRHHDQLHALLRATRNVRALKRAVRNKPTSEYPTLKPLYSLGEILQNIRLKTILTDHFSSSHPIQGIDFSKDGTRLITVSQDKTVNLWDINRGLLLQSFGNRWTETPKETHEKNGLPVLSFSGNHQVITLWDIATREERQSFEGHLLWVTSATLNQQSTQVVSTAHDRTVKVWDIETGEELHSFLGHTDSVYSAYFNANGTQMVSASSDGTVKVWDLNRGEELHSFEVDSNPLRTIPDPLPRDGSSITVPHYRGGAHANFNPDGTQVVSASADGTVNVWDLNSSEPLYSLRGHLDAVYTVHFNADGTQIVSASADGTVNVWDVETRQPIYSFTSTIASRSANFHPDGTEVVVGYEDGTVKRWDIQGQGGNSIEEHLDFVGITSVNEGEDWVFSVAEDGHVRMWKLGDPNQMIDRACEWLRPYLTHNRTVNDADREVCDISPT, from the coding sequence ATGAGCGACGGAAACAATAGTAAGATGAGTGAGCCGCAAAATCAAGTCAAGCGCCCCAGTCGAGCTTTTATCCTGTTGGGAGCTGTTACGCTCATGGTTACACTAGGGACAATAGTTTGGGGAGTTTCGGTTCATAGGAACGCAAGCACAGAGCGCTTAAAAAAAGAATTGGAAACAGAGAGTCTCCTAGCATTAGAGCAATTTCGCCACCACGATCAACTCCATGCACTTTTACGAGCAACTCGCAATGTTCGAGCACTAAAAAGAGCTGTTAGGAATAAGCCAACATCAGAATATCCCACATTAAAGCCCCTCTATAGTCTCGGTGAAATCCTCCAAAATATTCGACTCAAAACTATACTAACTGACCATTTTTCATCCTCTCACCCCATCCAAGGCATAGATTTTAGTAAGGATGGAACTCGACTAATTACCGTTAGTCAAGACAAAACCGTAAACCTGTGGGATATCAACCGTGGTTTGCTACTCCAATCATTTGGAAATCGTTGGACTGAGACTCCCAAAGAAACCCATGAGAAGAATGGTCTTCCGGTGCTTTCATTTTCTGGAAATCATCAGGTGATTACCCTATGGGACATCGCAACTAGAGAAGAACGCCAGTCCTTTGAAGGTCATTTACTCTGGGTTACCAGTGCGACTTTGAATCAACAAAGTACTCAAGTGGTTTCTACTGCTCATGACCGGACTGTGAAGGTATGGGATATAGAAACGGGAGAAGAACTGCATTCTTTCCTTGGTCATACCGATTCCGTCTACAGTGCCTATTTCAATGCAAATGGCACTCAAATGGTTTCTGCTTCTAGCGATGGAACGGTGAAGGTGTGGGATTTGAATAGGGGTGAAGAACTTCACTCATTTGAAGTCGATTCAAATCCGCTCCGAACCATCCCAGACCCATTACCTAGGGATGGTAGCAGTATTACCGTTCCTCATTATCGGGGTGGGGCACATGCAAATTTCAATCCAGATGGGACCCAAGTTGTTTCTGCTTCTGCCGATGGCACAGTGAACGTTTGGGATTTAAACAGTAGTGAACCACTCTACTCTTTGAGAGGTCATTTAGATGCAGTTTATACCGTCCATTTCAATGCAGATGGAACCCAAATTGTTTCTGCCTCTGCTGATGGAACCGTGAACGTCTGGGATGTAGAGACGCGCCAACCCATCTACTCTTTTACAAGTACGATTGCTTCAAGAAGCGCGAATTTCCATCCAGATGGCACGGAGGTAGTTGTAGGTTATGAGGATGGAACTGTAAAACGGTGGGATATACAGGGTCAAGGGGGAAACTCGATTGAGGAGCATTTAGATTTCGTGGGGATAACCTCAGTCAATGAAGGGGAGGACTGGGTGTTTTCGGTGGCCGAGGATGGACATGTCAGAATGTGGAAGTTAGGTGACCCAAATCAAATGATTGATCGCGCCTGCGAGTGGTTACGTCCCTACCTTACCCACAATCGGACTGTAAATGATGCGGACCGCGAGGTTTGTGATATTTCCCCCACTTAA
- a CDS encoding STAS domain-containing protein, which translates to MNPDEIKVVQPGGLLDGAKASQVRREIGECLDTGAKVILLDLKDVTFIDSSGLGALVSALKTVRAAEAKMFVCSISDQVKILFELTSMNRVFKIFSDRQEFEESMLSS; encoded by the coding sequence ATGAACCCTGATGAAATTAAAGTCGTTCAGCCTGGCGGTCTTCTCGATGGGGCCAAGGCAAGCCAGGTGCGGCGGGAGATTGGTGAATGCCTAGACACCGGGGCCAAGGTGATCCTCTTGGACCTGAAGGATGTGACGTTCATCGATAGTTCTGGCCTAGGTGCGTTGGTGTCAGCCCTCAAGACTGTCCGGGCCGCAGAGGCCAAGATGTTTGTCTGTTCCATTAGCGATCAGGTCAAAATCCTGTTTGAACTCACCAGCATGAATCGTGTCTTTAAAATTTTTAGCGATCGCCAGGAGTTCGAGGAGTCGATGTTGTCCTCTTAA
- a CDS encoding PP2C family protein-serine/threonine phosphatase — MTPILLIDDDPTTRMVLTRALEEQGYNVAVAKNGEEGIDMAKRLHPKLIICDWMMPGVDGLEVCRQTKAMKALSTTFFILLTARGAVEDRVMGLDTGADEFLAKPIDMDELKARVRAGLRIHQLSQDLQKQKQMLEAELSEAAGYVRSLLPVSRDHTAVRIEACFVPCQQLGGDCYDFQWLDEESLVMYLVDVSGHGVGAALLSISVLNILRSRSLPHTNFHDPSQVLEALNQAFQTSSSGSFYEEKYFTIWYGVYNTRRRTLTYASAGHPPALLLTNFGNPESAASLNRLNTPNLPIGMFPDIEYQAQHCTVTPSAKLYIFSDGVYEIPQSDGTVWGLDAFADWLTQTSHADDLASVFEHLQTLCDPHPFDDDVSLLQLRFS, encoded by the coding sequence ATGACTCCGATTCTCCTAATCGACGACGACCCAACAACTCGCATGGTGCTCACACGGGCCTTGGAAGAACAGGGCTACAACGTAGCTGTTGCTAAAAACGGCGAGGAGGGAATTGATATGGCAAAACGCCTGCATCCTAAACTCATTATCTGTGATTGGATGATGCCAGGGGTAGATGGATTGGAAGTCTGCCGTCAAACCAAGGCGATGAAAGCCTTATCCACCACGTTTTTCATCTTACTTACAGCTCGGGGAGCCGTCGAGGATCGGGTGATGGGACTCGATACTGGGGCCGATGAGTTCCTGGCTAAACCCATTGACATGGATGAACTCAAAGCCAGAGTTCGAGCCGGCTTACGCATTCATCAACTCAGCCAAGACCTCCAGAAACAGAAACAAATGTTGGAGGCTGAGTTGTCTGAAGCAGCAGGCTATGTGCGATCGCTTCTCCCGGTTTCCCGTGATCATACCGCAGTTCGGATCGAAGCGTGTTTTGTTCCTTGCCAACAACTCGGGGGCGATTGTTACGATTTCCAATGGCTGGATGAGGAGTCGTTGGTTATGTATTTAGTGGATGTCTCAGGTCATGGGGTCGGTGCGGCCCTCCTCTCGATTTCAGTCCTCAACATTTTGCGATCGCGCTCCCTACCTCACACCAATTTCCACGATCCCAGTCAAGTTCTCGAAGCCCTCAACCAGGCCTTTCAAACCAGTTCCTCCGGCAGCTTCTATGAGGAAAAGTACTTCACCATCTGGTATGGGGTTTACAACACTCGCCGTCGTACCCTGACCTACGCCAGTGCCGGCCACCCGCCAGCATTACTGTTGACCAATTTCGGTAACCCTGAATCCGCCGCCAGCTTAAACCGACTCAACACGCCAAATCTCCCCATCGGCATGTTCCCTGATATTGAGTATCAGGCCCAGCATTGCACCGTAACCCCATCAGCGAAACTCTATATCTTCAGTGATGGGGTCTATGAAATTCCCCAGAGTGATGGCACGGTTTGGGGCTTAGATGCCTTCGCTGATTGGTTAACTCAGACAAGCCATGCTGACGATCTAGCCTCAGTGTTTGAGCATTTGCAGACCCTCTGTGACCCTCACCCCTTTGACGATGATGTCTCACTCCTACAGCTACGGTTCAGCTGA
- a CDS encoding ATP-binding protein — protein MRVPTDLNALARVLDWFDSFKSPTVPQQVWLQLKTALAEAFTNAVRHAHQGASELTVEIHFEQTEEFLQLKVIDSGPSFDLDAKLRELPDVDLNATGGRGLRLMQCIADELRYLRLEDERNCLSLLKRYQTQSPPNAH, from the coding sequence TTGCGTGTTCCCACGGATCTTAACGCGTTAGCTCGCGTTTTGGATTGGTTTGACAGCTTTAAGTCCCCTACTGTCCCCCAACAAGTTTGGTTACAACTCAAAACAGCCTTAGCCGAAGCCTTTACCAACGCGGTTCGACATGCTCATCAGGGTGCGTCAGAGTTGACGGTTGAGATTCACTTTGAACAAACGGAGGAATTTCTGCAACTCAAGGTGATCGACTCGGGGCCAAGCTTCGATTTGGACGCCAAGTTACGGGAGTTACCTGATGTGGATCTCAATGCAACTGGCGGCCGGGGATTACGGTTGATGCAATGTATTGCGGATGAGTTGCGCTATTTGCGACTTGAGGATGAACGCAACTGTCTCTCTCTCCTCAAACGCTACCAGACTCAGTCTCCCCCCAACGCCCATTAG
- a CDS encoding ribonuclease H-like domain-containing protein: MTLENFRVCDGDLDEDLLNSYGQGSLLAVDTETMGLLPARDRLCLIQLCDISGMVSVVRIQRGQTQAPRLKQLLEAATVEKIFHFARFDVAMLQQHLGIQTQPIFCTKIASKLARTYTSSHGLKALVMELEGVELDKRAQSSDWGNAANLSEEQLSYAANDVRYLISLKQTLTMMLHREERWQLAQECFAAIPVFVALDLLHYSNVFEH, from the coding sequence ATGACTTTAGAGAATTTTCGTGTCTGTGATGGTGATCTCGATGAGGATCTGTTGAATAGCTATGGCCAAGGTTCCCTCCTCGCGGTGGATACGGAAACCATGGGGCTATTGCCAGCCCGCGATCGCCTCTGTTTGATCCAATTGTGTGACATCTCCGGCATGGTGAGTGTCGTACGCATTCAACGGGGCCAAACACAGGCGCCTCGTCTGAAGCAGTTACTGGAGGCGGCAACGGTTGAAAAGATTTTTCATTTCGCTCGCTTTGATGTGGCGATGCTACAACAGCACTTGGGAATTCAGACGCAGCCTATTTTTTGCACCAAAATTGCCAGTAAACTCGCTCGAACCTATACCTCGTCTCATGGGTTAAAAGCCTTAGTGATGGAACTCGAAGGAGTCGAACTCGATAAACGGGCCCAAAGTTCGGATTGGGGCAATGCGGCGAATCTCTCTGAGGAGCAGTTAAGCTACGCGGCGAATGATGTTCGTTATCTGATTTCTCTGAAACAGACGTTAACCATGATGTTACACCGGGAAGAGCGTTGGCAGCTTGCCCAAGAGTGTTTTGCGGCCATTCCTGTGTTTGTGGCGTTGGATCTATTGCACTACTCCAATGTTTTTGAGCATTAA
- a CDS encoding iron uptake porin, with amino-acid sequence MSKFTFLSNLSLLTVTAILTSVAAEAAPQAGVNGNKGLFNGGVESQHLAQVTSVSQLSDVQPTDWAFQALQSLVERYGCIAGYPDGTFRGNNFMTRYEFAAGLNACLDQIIAITGGGSDLDPSDLATIRRLQEEFASELATLRGRVDRLEARTSQLEANQFSTTTKLEGEAIFALGNVFNSTLDNNETAFQQRVRLDFVSSFTGQDRLLTRLQVGNSVPFGTTGNNQGLNFGPSAEGVLASQVFGDSGNSVNLESLAYSFPLGESVDVIVGATGLRFADFTPTLNPYFDDKDGGHGALSAFGQHNPIYRLGGGAGIGLNLRFGDDFQVTTGYLASEANSSSPGDGLFNGDLAALAQFTYTPSSEFGLALTYNYGYFGEGNFGFNNGGGSGFNNTNFGFTGTTFTNNIGAVNPITSHSIGAQLSWSLSPGFNVNAWGSYSDIYLRTNELDGEIWNWALGLAFPDLVLPGNLGGLIIGAQPYLGGLEDTNSFFENDVPLHLEGFYKVQLSENISITPGLVWLLNPNQDRDNDSVFIGTLRGTFSF; translated from the coding sequence ATGTCTAAGTTCACGTTTCTTTCCAATCTATCTCTATTAACCGTCACGGCAATTTTGACCAGTGTGGCGGCTGAAGCTGCTCCCCAAGCTGGGGTTAATGGCAACAAGGGCTTGTTCAATGGTGGTGTGGAATCCCAACACCTCGCTCAAGTCACCTCAGTCTCGCAACTGTCCGATGTACAACCAACGGATTGGGCATTTCAGGCTCTCCAATCCCTGGTGGAACGGTATGGTTGTATTGCCGGTTATCCTGACGGAACCTTCCGGGGCAATAACTTCATGACTCGCTACGAGTTTGCCGCCGGGTTAAATGCCTGTTTGGATCAGATTATCGCCATTACCGGAGGTGGTAGTGACCTCGATCCGAGCGACTTAGCGACCATTCGTCGTTTGCAAGAAGAATTTGCCTCAGAACTAGCCACCCTGCGCGGCCGAGTCGATCGCCTCGAAGCCCGCACCTCTCAACTCGAAGCCAATCAGTTTTCCACCACCACCAAACTGGAAGGGGAAGCGATCTTTGCCCTAGGCAATGTCTTTAACAGCACCCTAGATAATAACGAAACGGCATTCCAGCAGCGGGTACGCCTCGATTTCGTCTCTAGCTTCACGGGCCAAGATCGCCTGCTAACCCGTCTGCAAGTCGGAAACAGCGTCCCCTTTGGCACCACCGGGAACAACCAAGGACTCAACTTTGGTCCCTCGGCGGAAGGGGTGTTAGCCTCTCAAGTCTTTGGTGACTCGGGGAACTCTGTCAATCTTGAGAGTTTGGCCTATTCCTTCCCCCTCGGGGAGTCAGTGGATGTGATTGTTGGGGCAACTGGACTGCGGTTTGCTGACTTTACCCCCACCCTCAACCCCTACTTTGATGATAAGGATGGTGGCCATGGGGCCTTAAGTGCCTTTGGGCAACATAACCCCATTTACCGTCTCGGGGGTGGGGCCGGGATTGGTTTGAATTTACGGTTTGGGGATGACTTTCAAGTCACCACCGGCTATTTAGCCTCAGAGGCTAATAGTTCCTCTCCGGGCGATGGCTTGTTTAACGGGGATCTCGCTGCCCTAGCTCAATTTACCTATACCCCCAGTTCCGAGTTTGGTCTTGCCCTGACCTACAACTATGGCTATTTTGGTGAGGGCAATTTCGGCTTCAATAATGGCGGCGGCTCTGGGTTTAATAACACCAACTTTGGTTTTACGGGGACGACCTTTACCAACAATATTGGTGCGGTTAATCCGATTACCAGTCACTCCATTGGTGCCCAGTTGTCTTGGTCTCTGTCTCCGGGCTTTAACGTCAATGCGTGGGGCAGCTACAGTGATATCTATCTGCGCACCAACGAACTGGATGGAGAAATCTGGAACTGGGCCTTGGGTCTGGCTTTCCCGGATTTGGTTCTACCGGGGAACCTGGGAGGCTTGATTATTGGGGCACAGCCTTATCTGGGGGGTCTAGAAGATACCAACAGCTTCTTTGAGAATGATGTGCCCCTGCATTTGGAAGGATTCTATAAGGTGCAGTTGAGTGAAAACATCTCTATTACACCTGGGTTGGTTTGGCTGCTGAACCCCAACCAAGATCGTGACAATGATAGTGTCTTCATTGGGACCTTACGGGGTACGTTTAGCTTCTAA
- the map gene encoding type I methionyl aminopeptidase, whose translation MNIFSDLLSAPSPPKPSRQTAQLPGLKKQRRRIEIKSKREIEIMRQSAKIVATVLKEISQLVEPGMTTADLDAHAEKRIREMGAKPSFKGYHGFPASICSSINNEVVHGIPNKKKVIREGDVLKVDTGAFFQGFHGDSCITIAVGEVTDEAAQLIRVAEEALYKGIEQVKAGAYLLDLAGAIQDHVEAHGYSVVEEFTGHGVGRNLHEEPSVFNFRTREMPNVKLRAGMTLAIEPIVNQGSKHNRILSDKWTAVTVDNSLSAQFEHTVLVTEDGYEILTDRTKV comes from the coding sequence ATGAATATCTTTAGCGATTTACTCTCCGCTCCTAGCCCTCCTAAGCCTTCTCGTCAAACCGCCCAACTCCCCGGACTGAAAAAGCAACGTCGCCGCATCGAGATCAAATCGAAGCGGGAAATCGAGATTATGCGACAGTCCGCTAAAATCGTCGCCACGGTCCTCAAAGAAATTTCCCAACTCGTCGAACCCGGCATGACCACCGCCGATCTCGATGCCCATGCCGAGAAGCGGATTCGGGAAATGGGAGCAAAGCCCAGCTTTAAAGGCTACCACGGCTTCCCCGCCTCAATTTGCTCAAGCATTAATAATGAAGTCGTCCATGGCATCCCCAACAAGAAAAAAGTGATCCGGGAAGGAGATGTCCTTAAAGTCGATACCGGTGCCTTTTTCCAAGGCTTCCATGGAGACTCCTGTATCACCATCGCCGTGGGCGAGGTTACCGACGAGGCTGCCCAGCTGATCCGAGTCGCTGAAGAAGCCCTGTATAAAGGCATCGAACAGGTTAAAGCCGGGGCCTATCTCCTCGACTTGGCAGGAGCCATTCAAGATCACGTTGAAGCCCATGGCTACAGTGTCGTCGAAGAGTTCACCGGCCATGGGGTCGGTCGCAACCTCCATGAAGAACCCTCGGTGTTCAACTTCCGGACCCGAGAAATGCCCAATGTTAAACTCCGGGCCGGTATGACTCTGGCCATTGAGCCAATTGTCAACCAAGGTTCCAAACACAATCGCATTCTCAGCGATAAGTGGACCGCAGTCACCGTGGACAACTCTCTCTCGGCCCAGTTTGAACATACTGTTCTCGTGACGGAGGATGGCTACGAAATCCTGACCGATCGCACCAAGGTCTAA
- a CDS encoding plastocyanin/azurin family copper-binding protein: MSRILVSLGLGLAIALVNPSTVQAAPSHAVQHLARIEATELHVSLGDRQGQLKFYPNHLDLVVGQTYRLILDNPSPEKHYFSAPDFAAVSWTRKVEAGGVEVKGTVRELELKPNAEAEWVLVPEKPGEYNLECTIPGHAEAGMTGTLTITATSVGAV, translated from the coding sequence ATGTCCCGTATCCTCGTCAGTCTCGGACTCGGGTTAGCGATCGCCCTAGTTAACCCCAGCACAGTCCAGGCGGCTCCAAGCCATGCCGTTCAGCATCTGGCCCGCATCGAGGCAACCGAACTGCACGTCAGCTTGGGCGATCGCCAAGGACAGCTCAAGTTCTACCCCAATCACCTCGATCTCGTCGTCGGTCAAACCTACCGCCTGATTTTGGACAACCCCAGTCCCGAAAAACACTACTTCAGTGCCCCCGACTTCGCCGCCGTCAGTTGGACGCGCAAGGTCGAAGCCGGTGGCGTGGAAGTCAAAGGGACCGTGCGCGAACTCGAACTCAAACCCAACGCCGAAGCCGAATGGGTCTTAGTTCCCGAGAAACCCGGCGAGTATAACCTCGAATGTACGATTCCGGGCCATGCCGAAGCCGGCATGACCGGAACCCTGACCATTACTGCCACCTCCGTCGGGGCCGTCTAA